In Mycobacterium tuberculosis H37Rv, a single window of DNA contains:
- a CDS encoding integral membrane transport protein produces MKRVALACLVGSAIEFYDFLIYGTAAALVFPTVFFPHLDPTVAAVASMGTFAVAFLSRPFGAAVFGYFGDRLGRKKTLVATLLIMGLATVTVGLVPTTVAIGAAAPLILTTMRLLQGFAVGGEWAGSALLSAEYAPASKRGWYGMFTVVGGGIALVLTSLTFLGVNYTIGESSPTFMQWGWRIPFLVSAALIAVALYVRFNIDETPVFARERADEKTRLGPAETPIAQVLRRQRREIVLAAGSAVCCFGFVYLASTYLASYAQTRLGYSRGSILFDSVLGGLLCIVFTALSSALCDQLGRRRVLLAGWAVALPWSLLVMPLIDSGSPSLFAVAVVGMYAIGGFGFGPTASFIPELFATSYRYTGSALAANLAGVAGGALPPVIAGALVATYGSWAIGVMLAILALISLVCTYRLPETAGSALVSR; encoded by the coding sequence GCACCGCTGCGGCGCTGGTGTTTCCCACCGTGTTCTTCCCACACCTGGATCCCACGGTGGCCGCCGTGGCCTCGATGGGGACATTTGCTGTGGCGTTCCTATCCCGGCCGTTCGGCGCGGCCGTCTTTGGATACTTTGGAGACCGCCTCGGCCGCAAGAAGACCCTGGTCGCCACACTGTTGATCATGGGCCTGGCAACCGTGACTGTCGGGCTGGTTCCAACGACAGTGGCCATCGGCGCCGCGGCCCCACTGATCCTGACGACCATGCGGCTGCTGCAAGGGTTCGCGGTCGGCGGCGAGTGGGCCGGTTCGGCGCTGCTGAGCGCCGAGTACGCGCCCGCCAGCAAACGTGGCTGGTACGGGATGTTCACCGTTGTGGGTGGCGGCATCGCGCTGGTACTGACCAGCCTGACCTTTCTGGGCGTGAACTACACCATTGGCGAAAGCAGCCCCACATTCATGCAGTGGGGGTGGCGCATACCGTTTCTGGTCAGTGCGGCGCTGATCGCCGTCGCCCTATACGTGCGGTTCAACATCGACGAGACCCCGGTGTTCGCCCGGGAAAGGGCAGACGAAAAAACCCGTTTGGGCCCAGCCGAAACGCCGATTGCCCAAGTACTGCGGCGGCAGCGGCGAGAGATAGTCTTGGCCGCCGGCAGCGCCGTTTGCTGCTTCGGCTTCGTCTACCTGGCCAGCACTTACTTGGCCAGCTACGCTCAAACCCGACTGGGGTATTCGCGCGGCAGCATCCTGTTCGACAGTGTGCTGGGTGGACTGCTGTGCATCGTGTTCACCGCGCTTTCTTCCGCTCTTTGCGACCAACTCGGGCGCCGCCGCGTCCTATTGGCCGGGTGGGCGGTGGCTCTACCCTGGTCGCTGTTGGTCATGCCGCTGATCGACTCCGGCAGCCCCAGTTTGTTCGCGGTGGCTGTCGTCGGCATGTATGCCATCGGCGGATTCGGTTTCGGACCCACGGCATCGTTCATCCCAGAACTGTTTGCTACTAGCTACCGATACACGGGCAGCGCGCTCGCGGCGAATCTCGCTGGGGTTGCCGGCGGCGCGCTACCGCCGGTGATTGCCGGCGCGCTGGTGGCAACCTATGGCAGCTGGGCGATCGGTGTCATGCTGGCCATCCTCGCGTTGATCAGCCTGGTATGCACCTATCGGTTGCCCGAAACCGCCGGATCGGCCCTCGTCAGCCGCTAG
- the dapD gene encoding 2,3,4,5-tetrahydropyridine-2,6-dicarboxylate N-succinyltransferase encodes MSTVTGAAGIGLATLAADGSVLDTWFPAPELTESGTSATSRLAVSDVPVELAALIGRDDDRRTETIAVRTVIGSLDDVAADPYDAYLRLHLLSHRLVAPHGLNAGGLFGVLTNVVWTNHGPCAIDGFEAVRARLRRRGPVTVYGVDKFPRMVDYVVPTGVRIADADRVRLGAHLAPGTTVMHEGFVNYNAGTLGASMVEGRISAGVVVGDGSDVGGGASIMGTLSGGGTHVISIGKRCLLGANSGLGISLGDDCVVEAGLYVTAGTRVTMPDSNSVKARELSGSSNLLFRRNSVSGAVEVLARDGQGIALNEDLHAN; translated from the coding sequence GTGTCGACCGTGACTGGAGCAGCAGGCATCGGCCTGGCTACCCTCGCCGCTGACGGATCGGTCCTCGACACCTGGTTTCCCGCGCCGGAACTGACCGAATCGGGCACCAGCGCGACGTCACGACTGGCGGTGTCCGACGTTCCTGTCGAGCTGGCCGCGCTGATCGGCCGCGATGACGACCGCCGCACCGAGACCATCGCGGTCCGTACGGTCATCGGCTCGCTCGACGATGTCGCCGCTGACCCATACGATGCTTACCTGCGGCTTCACCTCTTGTCGCACCGCCTGGTGGCGCCCCATGGGTTGAACGCCGGCGGCTTGTTTGGGGTGCTGACCAATGTGGTGTGGACCAATCACGGACCCTGCGCCATAGACGGTTTCGAGGCGGTGCGGGCGCGGCTGCGCCGCCGCGGACCGGTGACTGTGTATGGCGTCGACAAGTTTCCCCGGATGGTCGACTACGTCGTGCCCACCGGCGTACGTATCGCCGATGCCGACCGCGTGCGGTTGGGCGCTCACCTGGCGCCGGGCACCACCGTGATGCATGAGGGCTTCGTCAACTACAACGCCGGCACCCTGGGCGCCTCGATGGTGGAAGGCCGCATCTCGGCGGGTGTGGTGGTGGGCGACGGCTCCGATGTCGGCGGCGGAGCGTCGATCATGGGCACGCTGTCTGGCGGTGGAACACACGTCATTTCGATCGGCAAGCGTTGTCTGCTCGGCGCCAACTCCGGTCTGGGCATCTCACTGGGCGACGACTGCGTGGTGGAGGCCGGGCTGTACGTGACCGCCGGCACGAGGGTCACCATGCCCGACAGCAATTCGGTCAAGGCGCGTGAGCTCTCCGGGAGCAGCAACCTGCTGTTTCGCCGCAATTCCGTCAGCGGGGCGGTCGAAGTGCTGGCCCGCGACGGTCAGGGCATTGCCCTCAACGAGGACCTGCACGCCAACTAG
- the dapE gene encoding succinyl-diaminopimelate desuccinylase DapE: MLDLRGDPIELTAALIDIPSESRKEARIADEVEAALRAQASGFEIIRNGNAVLARTKLNRSSRVLLAGHLDTVPVAGNLPSRRENDQLHGCGAADMKSGDAVFLHLAATLAEPTHDLTLVFYDCEEIDSAANGLGRIQRELPDWLSADVAILGEPTAGCIEAGCQGTLRVVLSVTGTRAHSARSWLGDNAIHKLGAVLDRLAVYRARSVDIDGCTYREGLSAVRVAGGVAGNVIPDAASVTINYRFAPDRSVAAALQHVHDVFDGLDVQIEQTDAAAGALPGLSEPAAKALVEAAGGQVRAKYGWTDVSRFAALGIPAVNYGPGDPNLAHCRDERVPVGNITAAVDLLRRYLGG; the protein is encoded by the coding sequence GTGCTGGATTTGCGCGGGGACCCGATCGAATTGACCGCGGCGCTGATTGACATCCCCAGCGAGTCGAGGAAGGAGGCACGCATCGCCGACGAGGTGGAAGCGGCGTTGCGCGCTCAGGCATCGGGGTTCGAGATCATCCGCAACGGCAACGCGGTGCTGGCGCGTACAAAGCTGAACCGGTCCTCGCGGGTGCTGTTGGCCGGACACCTGGACACCGTGCCAGTGGCCGGCAACCTGCCTAGCCGCCGCGAGAACGACCAGCTGCACGGCTGCGGCGCAGCCGACATGAAATCCGGCGACGCGGTCTTCCTTCATCTGGCCGCTACACTGGCCGAACCGACGCACGATCTAACACTGGTGTTCTACGACTGCGAGGAAATCGATTCGGCGGCAAACGGTTTAGGCCGCATCCAGCGCGAGCTGCCGGACTGGCTATCCGCGGATGTAGCCATCTTGGGTGAGCCCACCGCCGGCTGCATCGAGGCTGGTTGCCAGGGCACGTTGCGTGTCGTCCTCAGCGTGACCGGAACTCGCGCGCATTCAGCGCGTTCGTGGTTGGGTGACAACGCAATCCACAAGTTGGGTGCTGTGCTGGACCGGTTGGCCGTCTACCGGGCACGCAGCGTCGACATCGACGGTTGCACCTATCGGGAGGGCCTCTCGGCGGTGCGCGTAGCAGGCGGCGTCGCCGGCAACGTGATCCCTGACGCGGCCTCGGTCACGATCAACTACCGCTTTGCCCCCGACCGGTCGGTGGCCGCGGCATTGCAACATGTCCATGACGTGTTCGACGGGCTCGACGTGCAGATCGAGCAGACGGACGCCGCGGCCGGTGCGCTGCCTGGCCTGTCCGAGCCCGCGGCCAAGGCGCTGGTCGAGGCCGCCGGCGGGCAGGTCCGGGCCAAGTATGGCTGGACTGATGTGTCGCGCTTTGCCGCTTTGGGCATACCGGCGGTCAATTACGGCCCGGGTGATCCCAACCTGGCGCACTGCCGCGACGAACGGGTGCCCGTCGGCAACATCACCGCGGCCGTGGACTTGCTGCGCCGATACCTGGGTGGCTAG
- the fadD6 gene encoding fatty-acid--CoA ligase FadD6 (fatty-acid-CoA synthetase (fatty-acid-CoA synthase)) translates to MSDYYGGAHTTVRLIDLATRMPRVLADTPVIVRGAMTGLLARPNSKASIGTVFQDRAARYGDRVFLKFGDQQLTYRDANATANRYAAVLAARGVGPGDVVGIMLRNSPSTVLAMLATVKCGAIAGMLNYHQRGEVLAHSLGLLDAKVLIAESDLVSAVAECGASRGRVAGDVLTVEDVERFATTAPATNPASASAVQAKDTAFYIFTSGTTGFPKASVMTHHRWLRALAVFGGMGLRLKGSDTLYSCLPLYHNNALTVAVSSVINSGATLALGKSFSASRFWDEVIANRATAFVYIGEICRYLLNQPAKPTDRAHQVRVICGNGLRPEIWDEFTTRFGVARVCEFYAASEGNSAFINIFNVPRTAGVSPMPLAFVEYDLDTGDPLRDASGRVRRVPDGEPGLLLSRVNRLQPFDGYTDPVASEKKLVRNAFRDGDCWFNTGDVMSPQGMGHAAFVDRLGDTFRWKGENVATTQVEAALASDQTVEECTVYGVQIPRTGGRAGMAAITLRAGAEFDGQALARTVYGHLPGYALPLFVRVVGSLAHTTTFKSRKVELRNQAYGADIEDPLYVLAGPDEGYVPYYAEYPEEVSLGRRPQG, encoded by the coding sequence GTGTCCGATTACTACGGCGGCGCACACACAACGGTCAGGCTGATCGACCTGGCAACTCGGATGCCGCGAGTGTTGGCGGACACGCCGGTGATTGTGCGTGGGGCAATGACCGGGCTGCTGGCCCGGCCGAATTCCAAGGCGTCGATCGGCACGGTGTTCCAGGACCGGGCCGCTCGCTACGGTGACCGAGTCTTCCTGAAATTCGGCGATCAGCAGCTGACCTACCGCGACGCTAACGCCACCGCCAACCGGTACGCCGCGGTGTTGGCCGCCCGCGGCGTCGGCCCCGGCGACGTCGTTGGCATCATGTTGCGTAACTCACCCAGCACAGTCTTGGCGATGCTGGCCACGGTCAAGTGCGGCGCTATCGCCGGCATGCTCAACTACCACCAGCGCGGCGAGGTGTTGGCGCACAGCCTGGGTCTGCTGGACGCGAAGGTACTGATCGCAGAGTCCGACTTGGTCAGCGCCGTCGCCGAATGCGGCGCCTCGCGCGGCCGGGTAGCGGGCGACGTGCTGACCGTCGAGGACGTGGAGCGATTCGCCACAACGGCGCCCGCCACCAACCCGGCGTCGGCGTCGGCGGTGCAAGCCAAAGACACCGCGTTCTACATCTTCACCTCGGGCACCACCGGATTTCCCAAGGCCAGTGTCATGACGCATCATCGGTGGCTGCGGGCGCTGGCCGTCTTCGGAGGGATGGGGCTGCGGCTGAAGGGTTCCGACACGCTCTACAGCTGCCTGCCGCTGTACCACAACAACGCGTTAACGGTCGCGGTGTCGTCGGTGATCAATTCTGGGGCGACCCTGGCGCTGGGTAAGTCGTTTTCGGCGTCGCGGTTCTGGGATGAGGTGATTGCCAACCGGGCGACGGCGTTCGTCTACATCGGCGAAATCTGCCGTTATCTGCTCAACCAGCCGGCCAAGCCGACCGACCGTGCCCACCAGGTGCGGGTGATCTGCGGTAACGGGCTGCGGCCGGAGATCTGGGATGAGTTCACCACCCGCTTCGGGGTCGCGCGGGTGTGCGAGTTCTACGCCGCCAGCGAAGGCAACTCGGCCTTTATCAACATCTTCAACGTGCCCAGGACCGCCGGGGTATCGCCGATGCCGCTTGCCTTTGTGGAATACGACCTGGACACCGGCGATCCGCTGCGGGATGCGAGCGGGCGAGTGCGTCGGGTACCCGACGGTGAACCCGGCCTGTTGCTTAGCCGGGTCAACCGGCTGCAGCCGTTCGACGGCTACACCGACCCGGTTGCCAGCGAAAAGAAGTTGGTGCGCAACGCTTTTCGAGATGGCGACTGTTGGTTCAACACCGGTGACGTGATGAGCCCGCAGGGCATGGGCCATGCCGCCTTCGTCGATCGGCTGGGCGACACCTTCCGCTGGAAGGGCGAGAATGTCGCCACCACTCAGGTCGAAGCGGCACTGGCCTCCGACCAGACCGTCGAGGAGTGCACGGTCTACGGCGTCCAGATTCCGCGCACCGGCGGGCGCGCCGGAATGGCCGCGATCACACTGCGCGCTGGCGCCGAATTCGACGGCCAGGCGCTGGCCCGAACGGTTTACGGTCACTTGCCCGGCTATGCACTTCCGCTCTTTGTTCGGGTAGTGGGGTCGCTGGCGCACACCACGACGTTCAAGAGTCGCAAGGTGGAGTTGCGCAACCAGGCCTATGGCGCCGACATCGAGGATCCGCTGTACGTACTGGCCGGCCCGGACGAAGGATATGTGCCGTACTACGCCGAATACCCTGAGGAGGTTTCGCTCGGAAGGCGACCGCAGGGCTAG
- the folP2 gene encoding dihydropteroate synthase (DHPS 2 (dihydropteroate pyrophosphorylase 2)): MRSTPPASAGRSTPPALAGHSTPPALAGHSTLCGRPVAGDRALIMAIVNRTPDSFYDKGATFSDAAARDAVHRAVADGADVIDVGGVKAGPGERVDVDTEITRLVPFIEWLRGAYPDQLISVDTWRAQVAKAACAAGADLINDTWGGVDPAMPEVAAEFGAGLVCAHTGGALPRTRPFRVSYGTTTRGVVDAVISQVTAAAERAVAAGVAREKVLIDPAHDFGKNTFHGLLLLRHVADLVMTGWPVLMALSNKDVVGETLGVDLTERLEGTLAATALAAAAGARMFRVHEVAATRRVLEMVASIQGVRPPTRTVRGLA; the protein is encoded by the coding sequence GTGCGTTCAACACCGCCGGCCTCAGCCGGTCGTTCAACACCGCCGGCGTTAGCCGGCCATTCAACACCGCCGGCGTTAGCCGGCCATTCAACGCTGTGCGGCCGTCCAGTCGCAGGTGATCGTGCGCTGATCATGGCGATCGTCAACCGCACCCCGGATTCGTTTTACGACAAGGGTGCGACTTTCAGCGACGCGGCTGCCAGAGACGCGGTCCACCGGGCCGTCGCCGACGGTGCCGACGTCATCGACGTCGGCGGTGTCAAAGCCGGCCCGGGTGAACGCGTCGACGTCGACACCGAGATCACGCGGCTGGTGCCGTTCATCGAATGGCTCCGCGGTGCTTACCCGGACCAGCTGATCAGTGTCGACACCTGGCGCGCGCAGGTGGCGAAGGCGGCCTGCGCGGCGGGGGCGGACCTGATCAACGACACCTGGGGTGGCGTCGACCCGGCCATGCCCGAGGTGGCCGCCGAGTTCGGCGCGGGCCTGGTGTGTGCGCACACCGGCGGCGCGCTGCCACGCACGCGACCCTTCCGGGTGAGCTACGGTACGACTACCCGCGGTGTGGTGGATGCTGTGATTAGCCAGGTCACAGCCGCCGCCGAGCGGGCCGTCGCGGCCGGGGTGGCCCGCGAGAAGGTGTTGATCGACCCGGCACACGACTTCGGCAAGAACACCTTCCATGGGCTGCTGCTATTGCGACACGTGGCCGATCTTGTTATGACCGGGTGGCCCGTGCTGATGGCTTTGAGCAACAAGGACGTTGTCGGGGAGACTCTGGGCGTGGATTTGACCGAACGGCTTGAGGGAACGCTGGCAGCCACCGCGTTGGCTGCGGCCGCCGGGGCGCGCATGTTTCGGGTGCATGAGGTCGCCGCCACCCGGCGGGTGCTGGAAATGGTGGCATCGATTCAGGGGGTCCGGCCGCCGACGCGCACGGTGAGAGGACTCGCATGA
- the gpgS gene encoding glucosyl-3-phosphoglycerate synthase, with amino-acid sequence MTASELVAGDLAGGRAPGALPLDTTWHRPGWTIGELEAAKAGRTISVVLPALNEEATIESVIDSISPLVDGLVDELIVLDSGSTDDTEIRAIASGARVVSREQALPEVPVRPGKGEALWRSLAATSGDIVVFIDSDLINPHPLFVPWLVGPLLTGEGIQLVKSFYRRPLQVSDVTSGVCATGGGRVTELVARPLLAALRPELGCVLQPLSGEYAASRELLTSLPFAPGYGVEIGLLIDTFDRLGLDAIAQVNLGVRAHRNRPLDELGAMSRQVIATLLSRCGIPDSGVGLTQFLPGGPDDSDYTRHTWPVSLVDRPPMKVMRPR; translated from the coding sequence ATGACAGCATCGGAGCTGGTCGCCGGCGATCTCGCCGGTGGCAGGGCCCCTGGCGCGCTGCCCTTGGACACTACTTGGCACCGTCCCGGCTGGACGATCGGGGAGTTGGAAGCGGCAAAGGCCGGACGGACGATTTCGGTGGTGCTGCCGGCCCTCAACGAGGAAGCGACCATCGAATCGGTGATCGACAGCATCTCTCCGCTGGTCGATGGCCTGGTCGATGAATTGATCGTGCTGGACTCCGGTTCCACCGACGACACCGAGATCCGGGCCATCGCCTCCGGCGCCCGGGTTGTCAGCCGTGAACAGGCGTTGCCCGAGGTGCCGGTACGGCCCGGCAAAGGTGAGGCATTGTGGCGTTCACTGGCGGCCACCAGCGGCGACATCGTGGTGTTCATCGACTCAGACCTGATCAACCCGCACCCCTTGTTTGTGCCATGGCTGGTCGGTCCGCTGCTCACCGGCGAAGGCATTCAGCTGGTCAAGAGCTTTTACCGACGGCCGCTGCAGGTCAGCGACGTGACGAGTGGGGTGTGCGCCACCGGCGGCGGGAGGGTCACCGAGCTGGTGGCGCGGCCACTGTTAGCCGCGCTGCGGCCCGAGCTGGGTTGTGTACTGCAGCCGCTGAGCGGTGAGTATGCGGCCAGCCGGGAGCTGCTGACATCGCTGCCATTTGCCCCCGGCTACGGCGTGGAGATCGGCCTCTTGATAGACACGTTCGACCGGTTGGGCCTGGACGCAATCGCCCAGGTCAACTTGGGCGTTCGGGCGCACCGTAACCGGCCCCTAGACGAGCTCGGCGCGATGAGCCGCCAGGTCATCGCGACCCTGCTGTCGCGCTGTGGAATTCCCGATTCCGGTGTCGGGCTGACCCAGTTCTTGCCCGGCGGCCCGGACGATAGTGACTACACGCGGCACACCTGGCCGGTATCACTAGTCGACCGGCCGCCGATGAAGGTGATGCGGCCGCGCTGA
- a CDS encoding hypothetical protein (A core mycobacterial gene; conserved in mycobacterial strains (See Marmiesse et al., 2004 PMID:14766927).) → MALVLVYLVVLVLVAIVLFAAASLLFGRGEQLPPLPRATTATTLPAFGVTRADVDAVKFTQVLRGYKTSEVDWVLERLGRELEALRSQLGAIHASSEDAEAESDASNPSRGETVVHYRSDPA, encoded by the coding sequence GTGGCGTTGGTGTTGGTGTACCTGGTGGTGCTGGTCCTGGTGGCGATCGTGCTGTTCGCTGCGGCGAGCTTGCTATTCGGCCGTGGCGAGCAGTTGCCGCCCCTGCCGCGGGCGACGACGGCGACGACGCTGCCGGCGTTCGGGGTCACCCGCGCCGACGTCGACGCGGTCAAGTTCACGCAGGTGCTGCGCGGGTACAAGACCAGCGAGGTGGACTGGGTGCTGGAACGGCTCGGCCGTGAGCTCGAGGCGCTACGCTCTCAGCTCGGGGCGATCCACGCCTCGTCGGAAGACGCCGAGGCCGAGTCTGACGCGTCAAACCCTTCGCGCGGCGAGACCGTCGTGCACTACCGTTCTGACCCCGCGTGA
- the tagA gene encoding DNA-3-methyladenine glycosylase I TagA (tag I (3-methyladenine-DNA glycosylase I, constitutive) (DNA-3-methyladenine glycosidase I)), whose translation MSGDGLVRCPWAEVRPGPDAQLYRDYHDNEWGRPLYGRVALFERMSLEAFQSGLSWLIILRKRENFRRAFSGFDIDKIARYTDTDVRRLLADDGIVRNRAKIEATIANARAAADLGSSEDLSELLWSFAPPPRPRPVDGSEIPSVSTESKAMSRELKRRGFRFVGPTTAYALMQATGMVDDHIQACWVPTERPFDQPGCPMAAR comes from the coding sequence GTGAGCGGCGACGGGCTGGTTCGCTGCCCCTGGGCGGAGGTTCGTCCAGGGCCCGATGCCCAGCTGTACCGCGACTATCACGACAACGAATGGGGGCGTCCGCTGTACGGCCGGGTGGCTTTGTTCGAGCGAATGAGCCTGGAGGCCTTCCAGAGTGGCCTGTCATGGTTGATAATCCTGCGCAAGCGGGAGAATTTCCGGCGCGCATTCTCTGGGTTCGACATCGACAAGATCGCTCGCTACACCGATACCGATGTGCGACGGCTACTCGCCGATGACGGAATCGTGCGCAACCGCGCCAAGATTGAGGCGACGATCGCCAACGCGCGCGCAGCTGCCGATCTGGGGTCGTCCGAAGACCTATCCGAGCTGCTGTGGTCGTTCGCGCCACCGCCTCGGCCCCGGCCCGTCGACGGTTCCGAAATTCCCTCGGTCAGCACGGAATCGAAGGCTATGTCGCGTGAGTTGAAGCGGCGCGGGTTCCGTTTCGTCGGGCCCACCACCGCCTATGCGTTGATGCAGGCGACCGGGATGGTCGACGACCATATCCAAGCATGCTGGGTGCCCACTGAGCGACCTTTTGACCAGCCGGGCTGCCCGATGGCGGCCCGGTGA
- the glgA gene encoding capsular glucan synthase (glycosyl transferase GlgA) — MRVAMLTREYPPEVYGGAGVHVTELVAYLRRLCAVDVHCMGAPRPGAFAYRPDPRLGSANAALSTLSADLVMANAASAATVVHSHTWYTALAGHLAAILYDIPHVLTAHSLEPLRPWKKEQLGGGYQVSTWVEQTAVLAANAVIAVSSAMRNDMLRVYPSLDPNLVHVIRNGIDTETWYPAGPARTGSVLAELGVDPNRPMAVFVGRITRQKGVVHLVTAAHRFRSDVQLVLCAGAADTPEVADEVRVAVAELARNRTGVFWIQDRLTIGQLREILSAATVFVCPSVYEPLGIVNLEAMACATAVVASDVGGIPEVVADGITGSLVHYDADDATGYQARLAEAVNALVADPATAERYGHAGRQRCIQEFSWAYIAEQTLDIYRKVCA; from the coding sequence ATGCGGGTGGCGATGTTGACTCGGGAATACCCACCGGAGGTTTACGGTGGAGCCGGGGTACATGTCACCGAACTGGTTGCCTACCTACGCCGGCTGTGCGCGGTCGACGTGCACTGCATGGGCGCACCCCGCCCGGGCGCATTTGCCTATCGGCCCGACCCGAGGCTAGGCAGCGCCAACGCGGCGCTGTCCACCTTGTCCGCGGACCTGGTGATGGCCAATGCCGCCAGCGCGGCCACCGTCGTGCATTCACACACCTGGTACACCGCTCTGGCGGGGCATCTGGCCGCGATACTCTACGACATCCCGCATGTTTTGACCGCACATTCGCTCGAACCGTTGCGGCCATGGAAGAAGGAGCAACTCGGCGGCGGCTACCAGGTATCGACATGGGTCGAGCAGACCGCGGTGCTGGCCGCCAACGCGGTCATTGCGGTCAGTTCTGCAATGCGCAACGACATGTTGCGGGTCTATCCCAGCCTGGATCCGAACCTGGTGCACGTCATCCGGAACGGGATCGACACCGAGACGTGGTATCCGGCCGGGCCCGCGCGTACCGGGTCGGTGCTGGCCGAGCTCGGGGTCGATCCGAACCGGCCCATGGCGGTGTTCGTCGGGCGAATCACCCGGCAAAAGGGAGTCGTCCACCTGGTAACAGCCGCGCACCGATTCAGATCGGACGTACAGCTAGTGCTCTGCGCGGGTGCTGCGGACACGCCGGAAGTAGCCGACGAAGTGCGCGTCGCGGTGGCCGAACTGGCCCGCAATCGCACTGGCGTGTTTTGGATCCAAGACCGGCTTACCATCGGACAACTACGAGAAATACTTTCGGCAGCAACAGTTTTCGTGTGCCCGTCGGTGTACGAGCCGCTGGGTATCGTAAACCTGGAAGCGATGGCGTGCGCAACCGCCGTGGTGGCCTCCGACGTCGGCGGGATCCCCGAGGTGGTCGCCGACGGGATCACCGGCTCACTGGTGCATTACGACGCCGACGACGCGACCGGTTACCAGGCCAGATTGGCTGAGGCGGTCAATGCCTTGGTCGCCGACCCGGCAACGGCGGAGCGCTACGGGCATGCCGGACGCCAGCGCTGTATCCAAGAGTTCTCCTGGGCATACATCGCCGAGCAGACACTGGACATCTACCGGAAGGTGTGCGCGTAA
- the glgC gene encoding glucose-1-phosphate adenylyltransferase (ADP-glucose synthase (ADP-glucose pyrophosphorylase)): protein MREVPHVLGIVLAGGEGKRLYPLTADRAKPAVPFGGAYRLIDFVLSNLVNARYLRICVLTQYKSHSLDRHISQNWRLSGLAGEYITPVPAQQRLGPRWYTGSADAIYQSLNLIYDEDPDYIVVFGADHVYRMDPEQMVRFHIDSGAGATVAGIRVPRENATAFGCIDADDSGRIRSFVEKPLEPPGTPDDPDTTFVSMGNYIFTTKVLIDAIRADADDDHSDHDMGGDIVPRLVADGMAAVYDFSDNEVPGATDRDRAYWRDVGTLDAFYDAHMDLVSVHPVFNLYNKRWPIRGESENLAPAKFVNGGSAQESVVGAGSIISAASVRNSVLSSNVVVDDGAIVEGSVIMPGTRVGRGAVVRHAILDKNVVVGPGEMVGVDLEKDRERFAISAGGVVAVGKGVWI, encoded by the coding sequence ATGAGAGAAGTGCCGCACGTGCTGGGCATAGTCTTAGCCGGCGGTGAGGGCAAGCGGCTTTATCCGCTGACCGCGGACCGGGCCAAGCCCGCGGTTCCTTTCGGCGGCGCCTATCGATTGATCGATTTCGTACTCTCAAACCTCGTCAACGCCCGGTATCTGAGGATCTGTGTTCTCACCCAATACAAGTCGCATTCACTGGACCGCCATATCTCGCAGAACTGGCGGTTGTCTGGTCTGGCGGGTGAGTACATCACCCCGGTGCCGGCACAGCAGCGCCTCGGCCCGCGCTGGTATACCGGCTCCGCCGATGCGATCTATCAATCGCTGAACTTGATCTACGACGAAGATCCAGACTACATAGTGGTTTTCGGCGCCGACCACGTCTACCGTATGGATCCCGAACAGATGGTCCGGTTCCACATCGACAGCGGTGCCGGCGCGACGGTGGCCGGCATACGGGTTCCACGTGAAAATGCGACCGCGTTCGGTTGTATCGACGCCGATGACTCCGGCCGTATTCGCAGCTTCGTTGAGAAGCCGCTGGAGCCGCCCGGAACCCCCGACGACCCCGACACCACGTTCGTCTCAATGGGCAACTACATTTTCACGACCAAGGTGCTTATCGACGCGATTCGCGCCGACGCCGACGACGACCACTCGGACCACGACATGGGTGGTGACATCGTTCCGCGGTTGGTGGCCGACGGTATGGCGGCGGTCTATGACTTCTCCGATAACGAAGTGCCTGGTGCCACCGATCGCGACCGAGCATATTGGCGCGACGTCGGGACGCTTGACGCGTTTTACGACGCACATATGGACCTGGTGTCGGTGCACCCGGTGTTCAACCTGTACAACAAGCGGTGGCCGATCCGCGGGGAGTCGGAGAACCTGGCGCCGGCGAAGTTCGTCAATGGCGGCTCCGCACAGGAGTCGGTGGTTGGTGCCGGCAGCATCATCTCGGCGGCCTCGGTGCGTAATTCGGTGCTGTCGTCGAACGTCGTGGTCGACGACGGCGCGATCGTTGAGGGCAGTGTGATCATGCCCGGCACCCGCGTTGGGCGCGGGGCGGTGGTGCGCCACGCGATCCTGGACAAGAACGTCGTCGTCGGGCCCGGTGAGATGGTCGGCGTGGATCTGGAGAAGGACCGGGAACGCTTCGCGATCAGCGCCGGCGGCGTGGTCGCCGTGGGCAAGGGTGTTTGGATCTAG